The following are encoded together in the Mammaliicoccus vitulinus genome:
- the purE gene encoding 5-(carboxyamino)imidazole ribonucleotide mutase, producing the protein MKVAVIMGSSSDWPIMKEACDMLDYFGIQYDKKVVSAHRTPLEMVDFAKNATSQNIDIIIAGAGGAAHLPGMVASLTTVPVIGVPIESKSLKGMDSLLSIVQMPGGIPVATTAIGKAGSKNAGILAARMIGMTDENVRNQLVNYEKSLRDKVEEMQNDLL; encoded by the coding sequence ATGAAAGTGGCAGTAATAATGGGTAGTTCATCAGATTGGCCTATCATGAAAGAAGCATGTGATATGCTTGATTATTTTGGAATTCAATATGATAAGAAGGTTGTATCTGCACATAGAACACCATTAGAAATGGTTGATTTTGCAAAAAATGCTACTAGTCAAAACATCGATATTATTATCGCTGGAGCAGGAGGCGCAGCGCACTTACCAGGAATGGTTGCTTCGCTAACGACAGTTCCAGTTATAGGTGTACCAATTGAATCGAAAAGTTTAAAAGGCATGGATTCTTTACTATCTATAGTACAAATGCCAGGTGGAATTCCTGTCGCAACTACTGCTATAGGAAAAGCAGGATCTAAGAATGCTGGTATTTTAGCAGCGAGAATGATTGGTATGACTGATGAAAATGTAAGAAATCAATTAGTGAATTATGAAAAAAGTTTACGCGATAAAGTGGAGGAAATGCAAAATGACTTATTATAA
- the qoxC gene encoding cytochrome aa3 quinol oxidase subunit III codes for MSNEQHNTIDTVNETGQLNKLGFWVFLTAEVALFGTLFATFLVLQKSGSYGGFTTPELFELPLVMIMTFLLLVSSYTCGIAVYYMRKQNVKMMMVWMIITILLGAGFVGFEVYEFTHYVHEGVTPQLGSFWSSFFILLGTHGLHVTVGIFWISGVLIQIATRGLNEHNAPKVFIGSLYWHFLDVVWIFIFTLVYLVGMVSGS; via the coding sequence ATGAGTAATGAACAACATAATACAATTGATACTGTTAATGAAACAGGGCAATTAAATAAACTCGGATTTTGGGTCTTTCTTACTGCGGAAGTTGCGTTATTCGGTACATTATTTGCTACATTCTTAGTATTACAAAAAAGTGGTTCATATGGTGGATTCACTACACCTGAACTATTTGAATTACCATTAGTTATGATTATGACATTCTTATTATTAGTAAGTAGTTACACTTGTGGTATCGCAGTTTATTACATGCGTAAACAAAATGTCAAAATGATGATGGTATGGATGATTATCACAATATTATTAGGTGCAGGATTCGTTGGATTTGAAGTTTACGAGTTCACACATTACGTTCATGAAGGTGTTACACCACAACTAGGATCATTCTGGTCTTCATTCTTTATCCTATTAGGAACACATGGTCTCCATGTAACTGTAGGTATATTCTGGATATCAGGCGTTTTAATCCAAATTGCTACTCGTGGATTAAATGAACATAACGCACCAAAAGTATTTATCGGAAGTTTGTATTGGCATTTCCTTGATGTTGTATGGATCTTTATCTTTACACTAGTCTATCTTGTAGGGATGGTGAGTGGATCATGA
- a CDS encoding glycosyltransferase, giving the protein MKKVTMFVWNHFTNDARVNRECTTLAERGYEVDLIAIDDPKNPVISAYEEISKSFRVHRVKRYPWMLQAYQDHGKKFLLVVAGVQVAIIPSLFFISFTLMAAYFMSLVLAAGMIKIKKMRKWFINGAIITRMIVKGYIQNADIYHANDLNTLPQAIVCSKLRLKPKPLIYDSHEVQSDRTGYNKERIKRIESFMLKFVDQMIVENHTRASYNEEIYGFYPKTLYNYSEKYDIHTKPKINLHHKIGINEDEKILLYQGGLQQGRGLELLIKAMDDIEEGHLLFIGGGKLTQELKNLSKNSSEAHRIHFLDKVPFQELPSYTREAYLGFQVLQNICFNHYSASSNKLFEYMMAHVPVISCDFPEIKKVVNETKTGLVVDPHNAADIARAVNKLVKDEALRNSLSENTKHAKEIYNWNNEKAKLIDIYDEFAPLTSKAILLNIN; this is encoded by the coding sequence ATGAAAAAAGTCACAATGTTTGTATGGAATCATTTCACAAATGATGCAAGAGTTAATAGAGAATGTACAACTTTAGCTGAACGTGGTTATGAAGTAGATTTAATAGCAATTGATGATCCTAAGAATCCAGTAATCTCTGCCTATGAAGAAATTTCTAAATCATTTAGAGTACATAGAGTTAAAAGGTATCCTTGGATGTTGCAAGCTTATCAAGATCACGGAAAGAAATTTTTACTAGTAGTAGCTGGCGTTCAAGTAGCAATTATCCCAAGTTTATTTTTTATTAGTTTTACTTTAATGGCTGCATATTTCATGTCGCTAGTTCTTGCAGCTGGAATGATAAAAATAAAAAAAATGAGAAAATGGTTTATCAACGGTGCGATTATTACTCGAATGATTGTCAAAGGCTATATACAAAATGCTGATATTTATCATGCAAATGATTTAAATACATTACCACAAGCAATTGTTTGTTCGAAATTACGATTAAAGCCTAAACCACTTATATATGATAGTCATGAAGTACAATCTGATAGAACAGGTTATAATAAAGAACGCATCAAAAGAATCGAATCATTTATGTTAAAATTTGTTGATCAAATGATTGTAGAAAATCATACAAGAGCATCATATAACGAAGAAATTTATGGTTTTTATCCTAAAACGCTGTATAACTACTCTGAAAAATATGATATACACACTAAACCGAAAATTAATTTACATCATAAAATCGGTATAAATGAAGATGAAAAAATATTGTTATATCAAGGTGGACTACAACAAGGTAGAGGACTGGAATTACTGATTAAAGCAATGGATGATATTGAAGAAGGACACTTATTATTTATAGGTGGCGGAAAATTAACACAAGAATTAAAAAACCTTAGCAAAAATTCTTCCGAAGCTCATAGAATACACTTTTTAGATAAAGTGCCATTTCAAGAATTACCGTCCTATACAAGAGAAGCTTATTTAGGCTTTCAAGTATTGCAAAATATATGTTTCAATCATTATTCCGCCAGTTCAAATAAATTATTTGAATATATGATGGCACATGTTCCTGTAATAAGTTGTGACTTTCCAGAAATTAAAAAAGTTGTAAATGAAACAAAAACAGGATTAGTAGTTGATCCTCACAATGCAGCTGACATTGCACGAGCAGTTAATAAGTTGGTAAAAGATGAGGCATTGAGAAATAGTTTGAGTGAGAATACTAAGCATGCTAAAGAAATATATAATTGGAATAATGAAAAAGCAAAGCTAATTGATATTTATGACGAATTTGCCCCTTTAACGAGTAAAGCCATTCTACTAAATATTAATTAA
- the qoxA gene encoding cytochrome aa3 quinol oxidase subunit II, with protein MAKLKSILLMSTLGILLSGCSNLEVLNPKGPMAEDQHFLIIFSIIMMVFIVIVVSILFLIFIIKYRKTKNETSGTMHHNVILEAVWFTIPVIILVILAVPTIKSLYSYEEPPKSDEDPVVIYATSAGYKWFFSYPDEKVETVNHVTIPEGRPVLFKLQSMDMMTSFWIPQLGGQKYAMTSMTMDWTLQANETGTFKGRNSNFNGEGFSRQTFNVNSVSSKDYDKWVSKSQKRKTIDQDTFDHQLLPTTKNQELTYSGTHLAYVDPAADPEYIFHAFKRYRYEPKDPNFYDESEGVTDKPVLPARKVTVTNPNYERHGMKPTILKNNEKYDSDFKKEEEHHMDEMEKIQEDAKSEDEKQDKQSSNNNHGGDK; from the coding sequence GTGGCAAAGTTAAAATCAATACTTCTCATGTCAACATTAGGTATTTTACTTAGTGGTTGTTCAAATTTAGAAGTATTAAACCCCAAAGGCCCTATGGCAGAAGATCAACATTTCTTAATTATCTTTTCAATTATCATGATGGTCTTTATTGTTATAGTGGTCTCAATTTTGTTTTTAATATTTATTATAAAATATAGAAAAACAAAAAATGAAACATCAGGTACTATGCATCACAACGTCATCTTAGAAGCAGTATGGTTTACAATTCCTGTTATCATACTTGTGATTTTAGCTGTACCAACGATTAAATCTCTGTATTCTTATGAGGAACCACCTAAATCTGATGAAGATCCAGTAGTTATTTATGCAACAAGTGCTGGTTATAAATGGTTCTTTAGTTATCCAGATGAAAAAGTTGAAACAGTAAATCATGTAACAATTCCAGAAGGTCGTCCAGTTTTATTCAAACTACAATCTATGGATATGATGACAAGTTTCTGGATTCCACAATTAGGTGGTCAGAAATATGCTATGACAAGCATGACAATGGATTGGACATTACAAGCCAATGAAACTGGTACTTTTAAAGGAAGAAATTCAAACTTTAATGGTGAAGGTTTCTCTAGACAGACATTTAACGTAAACTCAGTAAGCTCTAAAGATTACGATAAATGGGTTTCAAAATCACAGAAACGTAAAACAATAGATCAAGACACATTTGATCACCAACTTTTACCTACAACTAAGAATCAGGAACTTACTTATAGTGGTACACATTTAGCATATGTTGATCCAGCTGCGGATCCGGAATATATCTTCCATGCATTTAAACGTTACCGTTATGAGCCGAAAGATCCAAACTTCTATGACGAAAGTGAAGGCGTAACAGATAAACCAGTATTACCAGCTCGTAAAGTAACTGTTACTAATCCAAACTACGAACGTCATGGAATGAAACCTACGATTCTTAAAAATAATGAAAAATATGACAGTGACTTCAAAAAAGAAGAAGAACATCATATGGATGAAATGGAAAAAATCCAAGAAGACGCTAAATCTGAAGATGAAAAACAAGATAAGCAGTCTTCTAACAATAACCATGGAGGTGACAAGTAA
- a CDS encoding globin domain-containing protein — MLSEQTKEIVKQTVPVLEQYGNEITKVFYERLFEAHPELLNIFNKSNQKQGKQQTALAQTVLAAAKHIDQLEAIVPNVNQIAHKHRALQVKEEHYPIVGEYLLKAIKEVLGDAATDDIMNAWEEAYGEIASVFIQMEKAMYEQAAWDDFQSFKITNIEDQGTSMKSFEVEPEENIKVPELIAGQYITVRIKPTNDENLALRHYSIFSVKNDGKIRFAVKREGAGEKKGLVSHDLHDSYSVGDTLEISAPAGDFKVESPEDKKLLLLSSGAGVTPMLAMLEDEGYKGRDVHFVHVNESEADVPFKKEIDALNVMNNNVEVTYHLRERDGYLTSDELKSWINEDVEIYLCGGITFMDTIFEELNKLNIDQSGVHFEPFGPKMSITNV, encoded by the coding sequence ATGTTATCAGAACAAACTAAAGAAATCGTTAAACAAACAGTACCAGTATTAGAACAATACGGAAATGAAATTACTAAAGTCTTTTATGAAAGATTATTTGAAGCACACCCAGAATTATTAAATATCTTTAATAAATCAAACCAAAAACAAGGGAAACAACAAACGGCATTAGCACAAACTGTATTAGCAGCAGCTAAACATATCGATCAGTTAGAAGCAATTGTGCCTAATGTTAACCAAATTGCTCATAAACACCGTGCGTTACAAGTAAAAGAAGAACACTATCCAATAGTTGGAGAGTATTTATTAAAAGCGATTAAAGAAGTATTAGGCGACGCAGCTACAGACGATATTATGAATGCTTGGGAAGAAGCATATGGTGAAATCGCGAGCGTATTCATTCAAATGGAAAAAGCAATGTATGAACAAGCTGCTTGGGACGACTTTCAATCATTTAAAATTACTAATATCGAAGACCAAGGTACTTCAATGAAATCATTCGAAGTTGAACCAGAAGAAAATATTAAAGTACCAGAGCTTATAGCTGGTCAATATATTACAGTACGTATTAAACCAACAAATGATGAAAACTTGGCGTTAAGACACTATTCAATTTTTTCAGTTAAAAATGATGGAAAAATCAGATTTGCTGTTAAAAGAGAAGGTGCGGGCGAGAAAAAAGGACTTGTATCACATGACCTACACGATAGTTACTCAGTAGGAGATACTTTAGAAATCTCAGCTCCAGCAGGTGATTTCAAAGTAGAATCACCTGAAGATAAAAAATTATTGCTATTATCTTCAGGAGCTGGTGTAACACCAATGTTAGCTATGTTAGAAGATGAAGGTTATAAAGGTAGAGATGTTCATTTCGTACATGTTAACGAATCAGAAGCAGATGTACCATTCAAAAAAGAAATAGATGCATTAAATGTAATGAACAATAATGTTGAAGTTACTTACCACTTAAGAGAAAGAGACGGTTACTTAACAAGTGACGAACTAAAATCTTGGATAAATGAAGATGTAGAAATTTATTTATGTGGTGGTATAACATTTATGGATACAATTTTTGAAGAATTAAACAAATTAAACATTGATCAATCAGGTGTACATTTCGAACCATTTGGTCCAAAAATGAGTATTACAAACGTATAA
- a CDS encoding RrF2 family transcriptional regulator — translation MKLTQYTDYSLRVLMYLAQQNKQSQIEEIATFYGISKNHLTKVVHQLVKLGYLKSIRGRNGGIILNQSPSEINIGKLVRQTEDHFELVECFNMETNTCPIVLNCGLKGALNHALNEYLLTLDKYYLSDIIPKNTLKETLYTP, via the coding sequence ATGAAGCTCACCCAATATACGGATTATTCGTTGCGCGTACTTATGTACCTTGCTCAACAGAATAAACAATCTCAAATAGAAGAGATTGCGACATTTTATGGCATTTCCAAAAATCATTTAACTAAAGTCGTACATCAACTTGTAAAATTAGGCTACTTAAAATCTATTCGTGGAAGAAATGGTGGCATAATTCTTAATCAATCTCCTTCTGAAATAAATATCGGAAAGCTTGTCAGACAAACTGAAGATCACTTCGAATTGGTAGAATGTTTTAATATGGAGACAAACACATGCCCCATTGTATTAAACTGTGGATTAAAAGGTGCACTTAATCATGCTTTAAATGAATACTTACTTACTTTAGATAAATATTATTTAAGTGATATTATCCCTAAAAATACTCTAAAAGAAACACTTTATACACCTTAA
- the qoxD gene encoding cytochrome aa3 quinol oxidase subunit IV, whose translation MNKTVVSHTVGLIFSIVLTLLAVYVMLYTGMSLQVRTSIIIGFAFIQAIVQLLMFMHLTEGPDGRATAFKVLFAVIITLLVVIGTYWVMVGGHSAHM comes from the coding sequence ATGAATAAAACAGTCGTTTCGCATACAGTCGGTTTAATTTTCTCAATTGTACTTACGTTGTTAGCTGTTTATGTCATGTTATACACTGGCATGTCATTACAAGTAAGAACATCAATCATTATAGGTTTTGCATTTATACAAGCAATCGTTCAATTATTAATGTTTATGCATTTAACAGAAGGACCAGATGGACGCGCAACAGCCTTCAAAGTACTCTTCGCAGTCATTATTACTTTATTAGTAGTAATCGGTACTTATTGGGTTATGGTTGGCGGACACAGCGCCCATATGTAA
- the folD gene encoding bifunctional methylenetetrahydrofolate dehydrogenase/methenyltetrahydrofolate cyclohydrolase FolD, translating into MVAKILDGREIAKAYRAGLQSEVERLKTHNIVPKLSVILVGNDGASQSYVNSKKKAAEKIGMISEIIHMDESSTEEEVLNELERLNNDNSVSGILVQVPLPKQVSEAKVLETINPDKDVDGFNPINIGRLYTGERTFIPCTPLGIMEILKHADIDLKGKNVAVIGRSHIVGQPVSKLLTDQDATVTLLHSKSTNTEEVLKQADVIVSAVGRVHLVTKDLVKPGAVIVDVGNTPGEDGKLKGDVDFEAVKEVAGAITPVPGGVGPLTITMVLNNTLLAEKWKNGIE; encoded by the coding sequence ATGGTAGCTAAGATATTAGACGGTAGAGAAATAGCGAAGGCTTACAGAGCTGGTCTTCAAAGTGAAGTAGAAAGATTAAAGACACATAACATCGTACCAAAACTATCTGTCATTCTTGTAGGTAATGACGGTGCGAGCCAAAGTTATGTTAATTCTAAAAAGAAAGCAGCTGAGAAGATCGGTATGATATCTGAAATCATACATATGGACGAATCATCTACAGAAGAAGAAGTTCTTAATGAATTAGAAAGATTAAACAACGATAATTCTGTGAGCGGTATTCTAGTGCAAGTACCACTTCCTAAACAAGTTTCTGAAGCTAAAGTATTAGAAACAATTAATCCAGATAAAGACGTAGACGGTTTCAACCCTATTAATATTGGTAGATTATATACTGGTGAACGTACGTTTATTCCATGTACACCATTAGGCATTATGGAAATACTCAAACATGCTGATATCGACTTAAAAGGTAAAAACGTGGCTGTAATCGGTAGAAGTCATATCGTCGGTCAACCTGTAAGTAAATTATTAACAGATCAAGATGCAACTGTAACGCTATTGCATTCTAAGTCGACAAATACAGAAGAAGTTTTAAAACAAGCAGATGTAATAGTAAGTGCAGTAGGACGCGTACACCTCGTAACAAAAGACTTAGTAAAACCAGGTGCAGTCATTGTTGACGTTGGTAACACACCAGGCGAAGACGGTAAACTTAAAGGTGACGTAGATTTCGAAGCGGTTAAAGAAGTTGCCGGAGCAATCACGCCAGTACCAGGCGGTGTCGGCCCACTCACAATCACAATGGTCTTGAACAACACACTATTAGCTGAAAAATGGAAAAATGGAATAGAATAA
- a CDS encoding ABC transporter ATP-binding protein → MLSLFTFGLSYKSKPYYALHDITFEVEEGTSVGIIGLNGSGKSTLSNILGGVIEPSSGNVYTNGKPSLIAIGAGLNPDFTGEENIHYKCLMHGMPQKEINEKFNDIVQFSELDEFIYQPLKSYSSGMKSRLGFAIAIHTDPDILIVDEALSVGDETFSNKCIDKMHELQEQGKTIFFVSHSAGQIKKMCKKAIWIHYGEMVAYGEVNEIIERYVQLIQKVKKKSKNEQLDYKRIKIQQQREKVVDDSIIHKEKRPTGLLAMIGLMSVAWLYILLFQVGIL, encoded by the coding sequence TTGTTATCGTTATTTACTTTTGGCTTAAGTTATAAATCAAAACCTTATTATGCTTTACACGATATAACGTTTGAAGTAGAAGAAGGTACTTCAGTAGGTATTATTGGATTAAATGGTTCTGGAAAGTCGACGCTGTCTAATATTTTAGGTGGAGTGATTGAGCCTTCATCTGGTAATGTGTATACTAACGGAAAACCATCTTTAATTGCTATCGGCGCTGGATTGAACCCTGATTTTACAGGTGAGGAAAACATTCATTATAAATGTCTAATGCACGGTATGCCCCAAAAAGAAATCAATGAAAAATTTAATGATATCGTGCAATTTAGTGAGTTAGATGAATTTATATATCAACCTTTAAAATCTTATTCTAGTGGTATGAAATCTAGATTAGGGTTTGCTATAGCAATCCATACAGATCCAGATATCTTAATAGTAGATGAAGCTTTATCAGTAGGAGATGAAACTTTTTCAAACAAATGTATCGATAAAATGCATGAACTGCAAGAACAAGGCAAAACGATATTTTTTGTATCTCATTCTGCTGGTCAAATTAAAAAAATGTGTAAAAAAGCGATTTGGATACATTATGGGGAAATGGTTGCTTACGGTGAAGTGAATGAAATTATTGAAAGATATGTTCAATTAATTCAGAAAGTCAAAAAGAAATCTAAAAACGAACAATTAGATTATAAACGAATTAAAATTCAGCAACAACGTGAAAAAGTAGTGGATGATTCAATTATTCATAAAGAGAAAAGGCCAACTGGCTTATTGGCAATGATTGGTTTAATGAGTGTAGCATGGTTATATATACTATTGTTCCAAGTAGGTATACTATAA
- a CDS encoding glycosyltransferase family 4 protein yields MTKKLLMISQNFYPELGSAANRMKMMFKAFKLKGSDPTMLTTEPTYPNQNLFDDDTYFTDHSLNELEKSKIIRMKMHGNKQNSNFVMRLVYYMEQYIRLKVFLKMHKEDYDIVYVSSPNIFLAWATLFFKQAKRPTYVLEIRDLWPDSVNGLKHINISLFMPLLKYLEKKMYNSADKIVINNEAFRAHIQNRLENKTPIFYLPNGISKSELVVEEKCEDFSVIYTGNIGYAQDVDKLISICKALNDKQIYVTAIVYGVQAAKFRQAVKDCAYIQIRKPMDRIDCLTEIAKHHVSLSILESSDVFMNVMPGKIIDSIGVGTPPISNISGPTEAIIQKYDLGFARKQASITTIVNEIETLKNDKQSLLNKENNAKKYRDEHLIWEDNIEKLITFLRKGDEDDKNIQN; encoded by the coding sequence ATGACTAAGAAATTATTAATGATTTCACAAAACTTTTATCCAGAACTCGGATCTGCAGCAAACAGAATGAAAATGATGTTTAAAGCTTTTAAACTGAAAGGCTCAGATCCGACAATGTTAACAACTGAACCAACATACCCGAACCAAAACTTATTTGATGATGATACATATTTTACTGATCATTCTTTAAATGAGTTAGAAAAAAGTAAAATTATACGCATGAAAATGCATGGAAATAAACAAAATAGTAATTTTGTAATGAGATTAGTTTACTATATGGAACAATATATAAGATTAAAAGTGTTTCTTAAAATGCATAAGGAAGATTATGATATTGTATATGTTTCAAGTCCAAATATATTTCTTGCTTGGGCAACACTTTTTTTCAAACAAGCAAAGCGCCCGACATACGTGTTGGAAATTAGAGATTTATGGCCAGACAGTGTAAATGGATTGAAACATATTAACATTAGTTTATTTATGCCACTTTTAAAATATTTAGAAAAGAAAATGTATAATTCTGCCGATAAAATTGTCATAAACAACGAAGCATTTAGAGCACATATTCAAAATAGATTAGAGAATAAAACGCCCATTTTTTACTTGCCTAATGGGATTTCAAAAAGTGAATTGGTTGTTGAAGAAAAATGTGAAGATTTTAGCGTAATATATACAGGAAATATAGGATATGCACAAGATGTCGATAAATTAATATCCATATGTAAAGCTTTGAATGACAAACAAATATATGTAACAGCAATCGTATATGGCGTACAAGCTGCTAAATTTAGACAAGCTGTAAAAGATTGTGCATATATTCAAATAAGAAAGCCAATGGATCGTATAGACTGTTTAACTGAAATAGCTAAACACCACGTATCACTTTCAATATTGGAATCTTCAGATGTTTTTATGAATGTGATGCCTGGTAAAATTATAGATTCTATAGGTGTAGGAACACCGCCAATATCCAATATAAGCGGTCCTACTGAAGCTATTATTCAAAAATACGATTTAGGGTTTGCTCGAAAACAAGCTTCAATTACAACAATTGTTAATGAGATAGAGACTTTAAAAAATGATAAACAATCTTTATTGAATAAAGAAAATAATGCAAAGAAATATCGAGATGAACATTTAATTTGGGAAGATAATATTGAAAAGCTAATTACGTTTTTAAGAAAAGGTGATGAAGATGACAAAAACATACAAAATTAA
- the qoxB gene encoding cytochrome aa3 quinol oxidase subunit I, with translation MNFPWNELIIQNDWMITIAQVMLVLTGIAVVGGLTYYKKWKWLYTEWLTSVDHKKIGVMYIISAIIMFFRGGMDALLIRLQLMAPDSKLLESQHYNEIFTTHGVIMIIFMAMPFLIGLMNVVVPLQLGARDVAFPMLNNLSFWLFAAGMGLFNISFVLGGAPAAGWTNYAPLATDFSPGTGINYYLVAIQISGIGTLMTGINFFVTILKLRTKSMKFMQIPMFSMTTLITSLLIILAFPILTVALALMTFDRLMGTSFFEIANGGMPMLWANFFWVWGHPEVYILVLPAFGIYSEIIPTFARKRLFGHQSMVWATSGIAFLSFLVWVHHFFTMGNGALVNSFFSISTMLIAIPTGVKIFNWLFTLYKGRITFESPMLFSLAFIPNFTLGGVTGVMLAMAAADYQYHNTYFLVAHFHYVIIAGVVFACFAGLIFWYPKMFGYKLNEKINQWLFWTFTLGFNLCFLPQFLLGLDGMPRRLYKYTQADGWFTLNFISTMGAFLMGIGFLALVWNVVYSFGKAKREATGDNWNGLGRTLEWATASAMPPHYNFAITPKWYDTETFVEMKENGKHYLDDQDYKDIHMPNNTHVGFWMAVCFLFGGFFLIFETYIPAIIFGAGIFACMIWRSFEKDYGYHIHAEELEENEAKLRELRKQELQEKEDNKDE, from the coding sequence ATGAATTTTCCATGGAATGAATTAATCATACAAAATGACTGGATGATCACAATAGCGCAAGTTATGCTTGTATTAACAGGTATAGCTGTTGTTGGTGGATTGACTTATTACAAAAAATGGAAATGGTTGTATACTGAATGGTTAACATCAGTAGACCATAAAAAAATCGGTGTAATGTACATTATATCTGCAATCATTATGTTTTTCCGTGGTGGTATGGATGCACTTCTTATTCGTCTACAATTAATGGCACCAGATAGTAAATTACTCGAATCTCAGCACTATAATGAAATCTTTACAACACATGGTGTTATCATGATTATCTTCATGGCTATGCCGTTCTTAATTGGTTTAATGAACGTCGTTGTACCATTACAATTAGGTGCTCGAGATGTTGCATTCCCTATGTTAAATAACTTGAGTTTCTGGTTATTTGCTGCAGGTATGGGTCTATTCAATATTTCATTCGTACTTGGTGGCGCTCCAGCTGCTGGTTGGACAAACTATGCTCCACTAGCAACTGATTTCAGTCCAGGTACAGGTATTAATTATTATTTAGTTGCTATTCAAATTTCAGGTATTGGTACATTAATGACTGGTATTAACTTCTTTGTTACTATCTTAAAATTGCGTACTAAATCTATGAAATTTATGCAAATCCCAATGTTCTCTATGACAACATTAATAACATCATTATTAATCATATTAGCCTTCCCTATTTTAACTGTCGCACTTGCTTTAATGACTTTCGACCGTTTAATGGGCACAAGCTTCTTTGAAATAGCTAATGGTGGTATGCCAATGCTATGGGCTAACTTCTTCTGGGTTTGGGGTCACCCTGAAGTATATATACTTGTATTGCCAGCATTCGGTATTTATTCAGAAATTATCCCAACATTTGCAAGAAAACGTTTATTCGGACATCAAAGTATGGTCTGGGCAACTAGTGGTATTGCGTTCCTAAGTTTCTTAGTATGGGTTCACCATTTCTTCACTATGGGTAATGGTGCATTAGTAAACTCATTCTTCTCAATCTCAACTATGTTGATCGCAATACCAACCGGTGTTAAAATATTCAACTGGCTATTCACCTTGTATAAAGGCCGAATTACATTTGAATCACCAATGCTATTCTCATTAGCATTCATCCCTAACTTTACTTTAGGTGGTGTTACAGGTGTCATGCTTGCCATGGCAGCTGCAGACTATCAGTACCACAATACTTATTTCTTAGTGGCACATTTCCACTATGTTATTATTGCTGGTGTTGTATTCGCATGTTTCGCAGGTTTAATTTTCTGGTATCCAAAAATGTTTGGTTACAAATTGAATGAAAAAATTAATCAATGGTTATTCTGGACATTTACTTTAGGATTTAACCTTTGTTTCTTACCACAATTCTTATTAGGCTTAGATGGTATGCCTCGTCGTTTATACAAATACACTCAAGCAGATGGATGGTTCACATTAAACTTCATCTCAACGATGGGTGCATTCTTGATGGGTATAGGATTCTTAGCTTTAGTATGGAACGTCGTATATAGCTTTGGTAAAGCTAAACGTGAAGCAACTGGTGACAACTGGAATGGCTTAGGTAGAACATTAGAATGGGCTACTGCTTCAGCTATGCCACCTCACTACAACTTTGCGATTACACCAAAATGGTATGACACTGAAACATTTGTAGAAATGAAAGAAAATGGTAAACACTATCTTGATGATCAAGATTATAAAGATATACACATGCCTAACAATACACATGTTGGTTTCTGGATGGCAGTCTGCTTCCTATTTGGTGGATTCTTCCTCATATTCGAAACTTATATTCCAGCAATCATCTTTGGTGCAGGTATATTTGCATGTATGATATGGAGAAGTTTCGAAAAAGACTATGGTTACCATATTCATGCTGAAGAATTAGAAGAAAATGAAGCAAAACTACGTGAATTACGCAAACAAGAATTGCAGGAAAAGGAGGACAATAAAGATGAGTAA